In one Aeromicrobium erythreum genomic region, the following are encoded:
- a CDS encoding WhiB family transcriptional regulator: MASTSRLPDPIQESYEWQHRGACRGVDPETFFSPETERGPRRRSREAVAKALCARCPVVAECLDHALTVREPFGVWGGLNQTEREHLLRDAG, encoded by the coding sequence ATGGCGAGCACCAGCCGACTCCCGGACCCGATCCAGGAGTCCTACGAGTGGCAGCACCGCGGAGCGTGCCGCGGTGTGGATCCGGAGACGTTCTTCTCCCCCGAGACAGAGCGTGGTCCGCGTCGACGCAGCCGCGAGGCGGTGGCGAAGGCGCTCTGCGCCCGCTGCCCCGTGGTGGCCGAGTGCCTCGACCACGCCCTCACGGTGCGTGAGCCGTTCGGTGTGTGGGGCGGGCTCAACCAGACCGAGCGCGAGCACCTGCTCCGCGACGCGGGGTGA
- a CDS encoding SAM-dependent methyltransferase, producing MTDVLATRWPGIAQTPRTPFKARVAKAILRPAVSSTPVRLTFPDGTVWGAGEPGAPEMEVRRPAAFFSRLGHDTKIGFGEAYMAGDWTTGPGTDLADLLTPFAERLTTIVPPSLQRLRGLVDRQLPQHERNTKEGSRSNIERHYDLSNDLFERFLDPTMTYSSAWFASSEESLEQAQYRKLDGILDQAGVTEGTRVLEIGSGWGSLAIRAAQRGAQVVTITISSEQAALAQERFEAAGVADRIELRLQDYRDVTGEFDAVVSCEMIEAVGEEYWPTYFAKIDEVLAPGGRVSIQAITMAHHRYLATRNSYGWIQKYIFPGGLIPSLEAIDENLAAHTHGLAVTDRRSLGQDYAQTLRLWRERFEANWEEIATFGFDETFRRLWEFYLAYCEAGFGVGYIDVFQLRMERPA from the coding sequence ATGACCGACGTACTCGCCACCCGCTGGCCCGGCATCGCGCAGACCCCGCGCACCCCGTTCAAGGCACGCGTCGCCAAGGCGATCCTCCGCCCCGCCGTGTCCAGCACGCCCGTGCGTCTGACGTTCCCCGACGGCACCGTGTGGGGGGCAGGCGAGCCCGGTGCCCCCGAGATGGAGGTGCGCCGCCCGGCAGCCTTCTTCAGCCGGCTCGGCCACGACACCAAGATCGGCTTCGGCGAGGCCTACATGGCCGGCGACTGGACCACCGGTCCCGGCACCGACCTCGCCGACCTGCTCACGCCGTTCGCGGAGCGGCTGACGACGATCGTGCCCCCGTCGCTGCAGAGGCTGCGCGGCCTCGTCGACCGGCAGCTGCCGCAGCACGAGCGGAACACCAAGGAGGGCTCGCGCTCGAACATCGAGCGGCACTACGACCTCTCCAACGATCTCTTCGAGCGCTTCCTCGACCCGACGATGACGTACTCGTCTGCCTGGTTCGCGTCTTCCGAGGAGTCGCTCGAGCAGGCGCAGTACCGCAAGCTCGACGGGATCCTCGACCAGGCGGGCGTCACCGAGGGCACCCGCGTGCTCGAGATCGGCAGCGGCTGGGGGTCGCTCGCGATCCGTGCCGCGCAGCGTGGCGCGCAGGTCGTCACGATCACCATCTCCTCGGAGCAGGCCGCCCTCGCCCAGGAGCGGTTCGAGGCCGCCGGCGTCGCCGACCGCATCGAGCTGCGCCTGCAGGACTACCGCGACGTCACCGGCGAGTTCGACGCCGTCGTGAGCTGCGAGATGATCGAGGCCGTCGGCGAGGAGTACTGGCCGACGTACTTCGCCAAGATCGACGAGGTGCTCGCTCCCGGCGGCCGCGTGTCGATCCAGGCGATCACGATGGCGCACCACCGCTACCTCGCGACGCGCAACTCCTACGGCTGGATCCAGAAGTACATCTTCCCGGGCGGCCTGATCCCGTCGCTCGAGGCGATCGACGAGAACCTCGCCGCGCACACGCACGGGCTCGCGGTGACCGACCGACGCAGCCTCGGGCAGGACTACGCCCAGACGCTGCGCCTGTGGCGCGAGCGCTTCGAGGCGAACTGGGAGGAGATCGCCACCTTCGGCTTCGACGAGACCTTCCGTCGGCTCTGGGAGTTCTACCTCGCCTACTGCGAGGCCGGCTTCGGTGTGGGCTACATCGACGTGTTCCAGCTGCGCATGGAGCGCCCTGCCTGA
- a CDS encoding YchJ family protein, whose translation MARTWPCGTGAPFDDCCRPYLDGEAAPTAERLMRSRYTAYVRGDGGHLLRTWHPTTRPRRVDHDPGLEWLGLEVLRTEAGDVGDAFGVVEFRAAYLADEPGVLHEVSRFARTDEGWQYVRGRMVDDGVPTIP comes from the coding sequence ATGGCCAGGACCTGGCCGTGCGGCACCGGTGCACCCTTCGACGACTGCTGCCGGCCCTACCTCGACGGCGAGGCAGCGCCGACGGCGGAGCGACTCATGCGGTCGCGGTACACCGCGTACGTCCGCGGCGACGGCGGGCACCTGCTGCGCACCTGGCACCCGACCACCCGTCCGAGGCGCGTCGACCACGACCCGGGCCTCGAGTGGCTCGGGCTGGAGGTGCTGCGCACCGAGGCCGGCGACGTCGGCGACGCGTTCGGCGTGGTGGAGTTCCGGGCCGCCTACCTCGCCGACGAGCCGGGCGTCCTGCACGAGGTGAGTCGTTTCGCGCGGACCGACGAGGGGTGGCAGTACGTCCGCGGAAGGATGGTCGACGACGGCGTGCCGACGATCCCCTGA
- a CDS encoding DUF1365 domain-containing protein has translation MTTADVERDVADEEEQGRLPVLPALVVGDVAHTRRVPLKHRFRYRVYQWLVDVDDLPRMPRWLRPFSTFRAADHIGDPDRSLRENIEAFCRAQGLDVGGRRIVMLANARTLGHVFDPLSVFWILDGERTEAIVAEVHNTYGERHAYLLQPDEKGRTSTEKAFYVSPFFTVAGRYDLQFRLQPDAVASTVVLRQSPSDEGSPASRPDEAVFTATFRGRPLPATRRRLVRLLVTMPLMTHRTSLLIRIHGVWLWLRRLPVVPRPHHEPQEGTTR, from the coding sequence GTGACCACCGCCGACGTCGAGCGCGACGTCGCGGACGAGGAGGAGCAGGGACGTCTGCCCGTGCTGCCCGCGCTCGTGGTCGGCGACGTCGCCCACACCCGACGCGTGCCGCTGAAGCACCGCTTCCGCTACCGCGTCTACCAGTGGCTCGTCGACGTCGACGACCTCCCGCGGATGCCGCGCTGGCTGCGCCCGTTCTCGACCTTCCGCGCCGCCGACCACATCGGCGACCCCGACCGCTCGCTCCGCGAGAACATCGAGGCGTTCTGCCGGGCGCAGGGCCTCGACGTCGGCGGTCGCCGGATCGTCATGCTCGCGAACGCCCGCACCCTGGGCCACGTGTTCGACCCGCTCTCGGTGTTCTGGATCCTCGACGGCGAGCGCACCGAGGCGATCGTCGCGGAGGTGCACAACACCTACGGCGAGCGGCACGCGTACCTGCTGCAGCCCGACGAGAAGGGCCGCACCTCCACGGAGAAGGCGTTCTACGTCTCGCCGTTCTTCACGGTGGCCGGACGCTACGACCTGCAGTTCCGGCTCCAGCCCGACGCCGTCGCGAGCACGGTGGTGCTGCGCCAGTCGCCCTCCGACGAGGGCTCCCCCGCCTCCCGTCCCGACGAGGCCGTCTTCACCGCGACGTTCCGCGGCCGGCCGCTGCCCGCCACGCGACGTCGGCTGGTGCGGCTCCTCGTGACGATGCCCCTCATGACCCATCGGACCAGCCTGCTGATCCGAATCCACGGTGTGTGGCTCTGGCTGCGCCGACTCCCGGTCGTCCCGCGACCGCATCACGAACCCCAGGAAGGCACGACCCGATGA
- a CDS encoding glutamine synthetase family protein encodes MGKQEDFVLRALEERDVRFVRLWFTDVLGSLKSVAIAPAELEGAFSEGIGFDGSAIQGFARVHEADMLLKPDPSTFQILPWRGEAPATARMFCDIAMPDGSPSFADPRHVLKRTLTKASEAGFTFYTHPEIEFYVFRGKPDVGGRPVPVDDSGYFDHTAQGGGQDFRREVITMLENMGISVEFSHHEGGPGQQEIDLRYADALSTADNVMTFRTVVREVALSQGKWASFMPKPFTEHPGSAMHTHLSLFEGDENAFYEAGAEYQLSATGRSFIAGVLEHTAEITAVTNQWVNSYKRLASGYEAPNYLSWGHNNRSALVRVPMYKPHKSGSARVEHRGIDAGCNPYLTYALVLAAGLKGIENGSTLPPETEDNVWSLTDRERKTMGLTPMPRNLDEAIREMESSELVAETLGEHVFDFFLRNKRQEWDAYRSQVTQFEIDRLLPVL; translated from the coding sequence ATGGGTAAGCAGGAAGACTTCGTCCTCCGGGCGCTCGAGGAGCGTGACGTCCGGTTCGTGCGGCTCTGGTTCACCGACGTGCTTGGCTCGCTGAAGTCGGTCGCCATCGCCCCGGCCGAGCTGGAGGGGGCCTTCAGCGAGGGCATCGGCTTCGACGGGTCGGCGATCCAGGGGTTCGCCCGCGTGCACGAGGCCGACATGCTGCTCAAGCCCGATCCGTCGACCTTCCAGATCCTGCCGTGGCGGGGCGAGGCGCCCGCGACGGCGCGCATGTTCTGCGACATCGCGATGCCCGACGGGTCGCCGTCGTTCGCCGACCCGCGGCACGTGCTCAAGCGGACGCTGACGAAGGCCTCGGAGGCCGGCTTCACCTTCTACACCCACCCGGAGATCGAGTTCTACGTCTTCCGGGGCAAGCCCGACGTCGGCGGACGGCCGGTCCCGGTCGACGACTCCGGCTACTTCGACCACACGGCGCAGGGTGGCGGCCAGGACTTCCGTCGCGAGGTCATCACGATGCTCGAGAACATGGGCATCAGCGTCGAGTTCAGCCACCACGAGGGCGGACCGGGGCAGCAGGAGATCGACCTGCGCTACGCCGACGCGCTCTCCACCGCCGACAACGTGATGACGTTCCGCACCGTCGTCCGCGAGGTCGCGCTCAGCCAGGGCAAGTGGGCCTCCTTCATGCCCAAGCCGTTCACCGAGCACCCCGGCTCCGCGATGCACACGCACCTGTCGCTGTTCGAGGGCGACGAGAACGCCTTCTACGAGGCGGGTGCCGAGTACCAGCTGAGCGCCACCGGCCGCTCCTTCATCGCGGGCGTCCTCGAGCACACGGCGGAGATCACCGCCGTCACGAACCAGTGGGTCAACTCCTACAAGCGGCTCGCGAGCGGCTACGAGGCCCCCAACTACCTGAGCTGGGGCCACAACAACCGCTCCGCGCTCGTGCGGGTGCCGATGTACAAGCCGCACAAGAGTGGCTCGGCGCGCGTCGAGCACCGCGGGATCGACGCCGGCTGCAACCCCTACCTCACCTACGCACTCGTCCTCGCCGCCGGACTGAAGGGCATCGAGAACGGCTCGACCCTGCCGCCCGAGACCGAGGACAACGTCTGGTCGCTCACCGACCGCGAGCGCAAGACGATGGGCCTGACCCCCATGCCGCGCAACCTCGACGAGGCGATCCGCGAGATGGAGAGCAGCGAGCTCGTCGCCGAGACCCTCGGCGAGCACGTCTTCGACTTCTTCCTGCGCAACAAGCGCCAGGAGTGGGACGCCTACCGCTCCCAGGTGACCCAGTTCGAGATCGACCGCCTCCTGCCCGTCCTCTGA
- a CDS encoding NAD+ synthase encodes MPQLRLALAQVNPRLGDLDGNVELVVAAAHEAAQAGAHLLVLPEMVLNGYPVEDLAYRLSFIDGTRAHVPALATRLADEGLGDLVVVVGHLDTAKDHIDTERLGVPKNAPTNSASVITGGRVVTRYDKHHLPNYGVFDEFRHFVPGDETQVVQVHGVDVAIAICEDIWQDGPSAAADAAEAGLLVVLNGSPYEAAKDDTRLELCARRAREGSCALAYVNLVGGQDELVFDGDSLVVDAAGELVARAAQFEPELLVVDLDLPAATAPMPDPDARFAGLRVERTVVSSEPLEPYEPLEPRVAERWDDLGERYWAIVLGLRDYVHKNGGRSVLLGLSGGIDSTLVGAIAVDALGAENVFGVSNPSAWSTDHSRSDAAELARRTGLQLDTVPIAPIFEAYQDALHLDGIAEENLQARIRAVIWMGLSNQHGHLVLACGNKSELATGYSTIYGDAVGAYAPIKDLPKTLVWEVSRWRNRWAEEQGEQPPIPENAIDKEPSAELRPGQLDSDSLPSYDLLDAVLDAYVERDLGAAAVVAEGFDPALVERVVTLVDKAEYKRRQYPPGPKVSRRNFGRDRRVPMTNGWRESLD; translated from the coding sequence GTGCCTCAGCTCCGACTCGCCCTTGCTCAGGTCAACCCGCGTCTCGGCGACCTCGACGGCAACGTCGAGCTCGTCGTCGCGGCCGCGCACGAGGCGGCGCAGGCGGGTGCCCACCTGCTGGTGCTGCCGGAGATGGTGCTCAACGGCTACCCGGTGGAGGACCTCGCCTACCGCCTGAGCTTCATCGACGGCACCCGCGCGCACGTCCCGGCGCTCGCCACCCGCCTGGCCGACGAGGGGCTGGGCGACCTCGTCGTCGTCGTCGGGCACCTCGACACCGCGAAGGACCACATCGACACCGAGCGGCTCGGGGTGCCGAAGAACGCACCCACCAACTCCGCGTCGGTGATCACGGGCGGGCGCGTCGTCACCCGCTACGACAAGCACCACCTGCCGAACTACGGCGTGTTCGACGAGTTCCGACACTTCGTGCCTGGCGACGAGACGCAGGTCGTGCAGGTGCACGGCGTCGACGTCGCCATCGCCATCTGCGAGGACATCTGGCAGGACGGTCCCTCCGCGGCAGCCGACGCCGCCGAGGCCGGGCTGCTGGTCGTGCTCAACGGCTCCCCGTACGAGGCCGCGAAGGACGACACCCGGCTCGAGCTCTGCGCCCGACGCGCGCGCGAGGGCAGCTGCGCCCTCGCCTACGTGAACCTCGTCGGCGGCCAGGACGAGCTGGTCTTCGACGGCGACTCCCTCGTCGTCGACGCCGCCGGCGAGCTCGTCGCCCGCGCCGCGCAGTTCGAGCCCGAGCTGCTCGTCGTCGACCTCGACCTGCCCGCCGCGACGGCTCCGATGCCCGACCCCGACGCCCGCTTCGCCGGACTCCGGGTCGAGCGCACGGTCGTCTCGTCCGAGCCGCTGGAGCCGTACGAGCCGCTGGAGCCGCGTGTCGCCGAGCGGTGGGACGACCTCGGCGAGCGCTACTGGGCGATCGTGCTCGGCCTGCGCGACTACGTGCACAAGAACGGCGGTCGCTCGGTCCTGCTGGGGCTCTCGGGCGGCATCGACTCGACGCTCGTCGGCGCGATCGCGGTCGACGCGCTGGGTGCCGAGAACGTCTTCGGGGTGTCGAACCCGAGTGCGTGGTCGACCGACCACAGCCGCAGCGACGCCGCCGAGCTCGCGCGACGCACGGGGCTGCAGCTCGACACCGTCCCGATCGCCCCCATCTTCGAGGCCTACCAGGACGCGCTGCACCTCGACGGGATCGCCGAGGAGAACCTGCAGGCCCGCATCCGCGCCGTGATCTGGATGGGCCTGTCGAACCAGCACGGGCACCTGGTGCTCGCCTGCGGCAACAAGTCCGAGCTGGCCACCGGCTACTCGACGATCTACGGCGACGCGGTCGGCGCGTACGCACCCATCAAGGACCTGCCGAAGACCCTCGTCTGGGAGGTGTCGCGCTGGCGCAACCGCTGGGCCGAGGAGCAGGGCGAGCAGCCGCCGATCCCCGAGAACGCGATCGACAAGGAGCCGTCGGCCGAGCTGCGTCCCGGCCAGCTCGACTCCGACTCCCTGCCGTCCTACGACCTGCTCGACGCCGTGCTCGACGCCTACGTCGAGCGCGACCTGGGCGCCGCGGCCGTGGTGGCCGAGGGCTTCGACCCTGCGCTCGTGGAGCGGGTCGTGACGCTGGTCGACAAGGCCGAGTACAAGCGCCGCCAGTACCCGCCGGGCCCGAAGGTCAGCCGACGCAACTTCGGCCGCGACCGGCGCGTGCCGATGACGAACGGGTGGCGCGAGTCGCTCGACTGA
- a CDS encoding bifunctional [glutamine synthetase] adenylyltransferase/[glutamine synthetase]-adenylyl-L-tyrosine phosphorylase gives MPPESPELALARRGFRDGAAAAAHLARLDGIDDALVEQVASVASPDTALASLVAIAETWGVERLLATLRGDAELRQRLLIVLGTSEALGDFLARHPQHVEDLAADRLSPVPLDLDLMRQQLGDADDADALRVAYRRKLLHVAARDLTALTSFEESSAELADLAMATLGAALDLARRDEPDADCVRLAVMAMGKTGGRELNYVSDVDVIFVHEPADGADEQVAGRIAARLASAMMRLCSDHTREGTIWEVDANLRPEGTQGPLSRTLRSHVAYYDRWASTWEFQALLKARFAAGDAELGQAYLDALSPKVWEASTRENFVRDVRAMRTRVIENIPSQQRERQLKLGSGGLRDVEFSVQLLQLVHGRGDASLRSPTTLEALRELTEGGYVGRRDGAALEDAYEFLRTLEHRIQLYRLRRNHVVPDDEEDLRRLGRSMGYRANPAEGLVKDWQAHKRLVRRLHEKLFYQPLLEAVTSLPDEGLRLTPEAAQARLMALGFKDPKGALAHIQALTSGVSRRAAIQRSLLPAMLQWFAESPAPDAGLLAFRRISESLGESHWYLRKLRDEGEGAEQLAAVVGSSRYVSDLVQRAPDAVALLGDDAELVPRDAERLRGEMQLAARRHTRPDQAIKAVRRVRRRELSRIGIADVLGRLDIDEVGTALSDLTEATLGAALTASIGAVARQREEAGKEPFPTRMAVVLMGRLGGRESGYGSDADVMFVHEPLPGADDGEAAAAATAVATSLRTTLGAPGDDPALEVDAELRPDGRNGPLVRSFAAYASYYEKYSAVWEAQALLRARASVGDADLCARFEALVEPLRWPDGGVSDAQVREIRRIKARVEAERLPRGANPKTHLKLGRGGIADVEWTVQLLQLQHAHAVPGLRTTSTCGALAAAADAGLVTADDAEVLLHAWRLVSRIRNAVVLMRGKPAESMVEQSEERAGVAHLLGYGQQHSERMVDDYLRATRHARQVVERIFWE, from the coding sequence GTGCCCCCCGAGTCTCCCGAGCTGGCCCTGGCGCGTCGTGGATTCCGCGACGGGGCGGCGGCCGCGGCCCACCTCGCCCGCCTCGACGGCATCGACGACGCGCTGGTGGAGCAGGTGGCATCGGTCGCGAGCCCCGACACCGCGCTCGCGTCGCTGGTGGCGATCGCGGAGACGTGGGGGGTCGAGCGGCTGCTCGCGACGCTGCGGGGCGACGCGGAGCTGCGGCAGCGGCTCCTCATCGTCCTCGGCACCAGCGAGGCGCTCGGCGACTTCCTCGCCCGGCACCCGCAGCACGTCGAGGACCTCGCCGCCGACCGGCTGTCGCCCGTCCCGCTCGACCTCGACCTCATGCGCCAGCAGCTCGGTGACGCCGACGACGCCGACGCCCTGCGCGTCGCCTACCGCCGCAAGCTGCTGCACGTCGCCGCCCGCGACCTCACCGCGCTGACCAGCTTCGAGGAGTCGTCGGCCGAGCTCGCCGACCTCGCCATGGCGACGCTGGGCGCCGCCCTCGACCTCGCACGCCGCGACGAGCCCGACGCCGACTGCGTGCGGCTGGCGGTCATGGCGATGGGCAAGACCGGCGGCCGCGAGCTGAACTACGTCAGCGACGTCGACGTGATCTTCGTGCACGAGCCCGCCGACGGCGCCGACGAGCAGGTGGCGGGACGGATCGCCGCACGTCTCGCATCGGCCATGATGCGCCTCTGCTCCGACCACACCCGCGAGGGCACCATCTGGGAGGTCGACGCGAACCTGCGACCCGAGGGGACCCAGGGTCCGCTGAGCCGCACGCTGCGCAGCCACGTCGCCTACTACGACCGGTGGGCGTCGACGTGGGAGTTCCAGGCGCTGCTGAAGGCACGGTTCGCGGCGGGCGACGCGGAGCTCGGCCAGGCCTACCTCGACGCGCTGTCGCCGAAGGTCTGGGAGGCCAGCACCCGCGAGAACTTCGTGCGCGACGTCCGCGCCATGCGCACGCGCGTCATCGAGAACATCCCGTCGCAGCAGCGCGAGCGGCAGCTGAAGCTCGGGTCGGGCGGCCTGCGCGACGTCGAGTTCTCGGTGCAGCTGCTGCAGCTCGTGCACGGTCGGGGCGACGCGTCGCTGCGCAGCCCCACCACGCTGGAGGCGCTGCGCGAGCTCACGGAGGGTGGCTACGTCGGCCGGCGCGACGGTGCCGCCCTGGAGGACGCCTACGAGTTCCTGCGCACCCTGGAGCACCGCATCCAGCTCTACCGGCTGCGGCGCAACCACGTCGTGCCCGACGACGAGGAGGACCTGCGACGCCTCGGCCGGTCCATGGGCTACCGGGCGAACCCGGCCGAGGGTCTGGTCAAGGACTGGCAGGCGCACAAGCGCCTCGTGCGACGCCTGCACGAGAAGCTCTTCTACCAACCGCTCCTGGAGGCGGTCACCTCCCTGCCCGACGAGGGCCTGCGGCTCACGCCCGAGGCGGCGCAGGCCCGGCTCATGGCGCTCGGCTTCAAGGACCCCAAGGGCGCCCTCGCGCACATCCAGGCGCTCACGTCAGGCGTGTCCCGACGCGCGGCGATCCAGCGCTCGCTGCTGCCGGCCATGCTGCAGTGGTTCGCGGAGTCGCCCGCGCCCGACGCCGGCCTGCTCGCGTTCCGACGGATCAGCGAGTCGCTGGGGGAGTCGCACTGGTACCTGCGCAAGCTGCGCGACGAGGGCGAGGGTGCCGAGCAGCTCGCGGCGGTCGTCGGGTCGAGCCGCTACGTGTCCGACCTGGTCCAGCGTGCGCCCGACGCCGTCGCGCTGCTCGGCGACGACGCCGAGCTGGTGCCCAGGGACGCCGAGCGCCTGCGCGGGGAGATGCAGCTCGCTGCCAGGCGCCACACCCGGCCCGACCAGGCCATCAAGGCCGTCCGACGCGTGCGACGCCGGGAGCTGTCGCGCATCGGCATCGCCGACGTCCTCGGCCGGCTCGACATCGACGAGGTCGGCACCGCGCTGTCCGACCTCACGGAGGCGACGCTCGGCGCCGCGCTCACCGCCTCGATCGGGGCCGTCGCCCGCCAGCGGGAGGAGGCCGGCAAGGAGCCCTTCCCGACGCGCATGGCCGTGGTCCTCATGGGCCGCCTCGGCGGCCGTGAGTCGGGCTACGGGTCCGACGCCGACGTCATGTTCGTGCACGAGCCGCTGCCCGGCGCCGACGACGGGGAGGCGGCGGCTGCCGCCACGGCCGTCGCGACGTCGCTGCGCACCACCCTCGGCGCGCCCGGCGACGACCCGGCCCTCGAGGTCGACGCCGAGCTGCGACCCGACGGCCGCAACGGACCGCTCGTGCGCTCCTTCGCCGCCTACGCGTCGTACTACGAGAAGTACTCGGCGGTGTGGGAGGCCCAGGCCCTGCTGCGTGCGCGCGCCAGCGTCGGCGACGCCGACCTGTGCGCCCGGTTCGAGGCGCTCGTCGAGCCCCTGCGTTGGCCCGACGGCGGCGTCTCGGACGCGCAGGTCCGCGAGATCCGGCGCATCAAGGCCCGTGTCGAGGCCGAGCGCCTCCCGCGGGGCGCCAACCCGAAGACGCACCTCAAGCTCGGTCGCGGCGGCATCGCCGACGTCGAGTGGACCGTGCAGCTCCTGCAGCTGCAGCACGCCCACGCGGTTCCCGGACTGCGCACGACGTCGACCTGCGGCGCCCTCGCAGCCGCTGCCGACGCCGGGCTGGTGACCGCGGACGACGCCGAGGTGCTGCTGCACGCGTGGCGGCTGGTGAGCCGCATCCGCAACGCCGTCGTGCTCATGCGCGGCAAGCCGGCGGAGTCGATGGTGGAGCAGAGCGAGGAACGCGCCGGTGTCGCGCACCTGCTGGGGTACGGTCAGCAGCACAGCGAACGCATGGTCGACGACTACCTGCGCGCCACCCGGCACGCGAGACAGGTCGTCGAACGCATCTTCTGGGAGTGA
- a CDS encoding DUF3152 domain-containing protein has product MTSTGPILRRGRRASSLVTSTVLAVGLLVAAGPASADEPTPTAPNPTGPTPTQPTPATAVQVVEPPVVTGTARYGSTLTSTTGRYEPGTARVTRQWLRDGAPIRGATAATYRLVGADVGRRVAVRVVASADGLEPATTTTGPTTAVATAPLTVRTAPRIAGTRRYGQVLQASAGRWSSSGLTKRYQWYRDRTVIRGATQRRYAIAPADVGHRLRVRVTVSKAYHRTASATAVTAPVRHRRDARRTLTYSVRSDGSRSSLATFRRQAAQTLADARGWPGAGVRFREVRSGGDFTLVLARASRLTSYSTECSVLYSCRVGRNVIINEDRWVHTTRVWRSARGSVRDYRHMVVNHEVGHFLGRGHLSCPGRGQAAPIMQQQSKGLHGCRVNPWPRRDEL; this is encoded by the coding sequence ATGACGTCGACTGGACCGATCCTCCGCCGCGGTCGACGCGCCTCGTCCCTTGTGACGAGCACGGTGCTGGCCGTCGGGCTGCTCGTCGCGGCCGGCCCTGCGTCGGCCGACGAGCCGACCCCCACGGCCCCGAACCCCACCGGGCCCACCCCGACCCAGCCGACGCCGGCCACCGCGGTGCAGGTCGTCGAGCCGCCCGTGGTCACCGGCACCGCGCGCTACGGGTCCACGCTGACCTCGACGACCGGACGCTACGAGCCCGGGACGGCACGGGTCACCCGTCAGTGGCTGCGCGACGGTGCCCCGATCCGCGGTGCGACGGCTGCCACGTACCGGCTCGTGGGGGCCGACGTGGGCCGCCGCGTCGCGGTCCGCGTGGTCGCCAGCGCCGACGGTCTCGAGCCGGCCACCACGACCACCGGTCCGACGACCGCGGTCGCCACCGCGCCGCTCACGGTGCGGACCGCGCCGCGGATCGCCGGCACCCGACGCTACGGCCAGGTGCTCCAGGCCTCGGCCGGACGCTGGAGCAGCAGCGGCCTGACGAAGCGCTACCAGTGGTACCGCGACCGCACGGTCATCCGTGGCGCCACGCAGCGCCGGTACGCCATCGCGCCGGCCGACGTGGGCCACCGGCTCCGCGTCCGCGTGACGGTCTCGAAGGCGTACCACCGCACCGCCTCGGCCACCGCGGTCACCGCACCCGTGCGGCACCGCCGCGACGCGCGCCGCACTCTCACCTACTCCGTCCGCTCCGACGGGTCGCGGTCGAGCCTGGCCACCTTCCGTCGGCAGGCTGCACAGACCCTCGCCGACGCCCGCGGCTGGCCTGGAGCCGGCGTCCGGTTCCGCGAGGTGCGCTCAGGCGGAGACTTCACGCTCGTGCTCGCGCGGGCCTCGCGCCTCACGTCGTACTCGACCGAGTGCAGCGTGCTCTACAGCTGCCGCGTCGGCCGCAACGTGATCATCAACGAGGACCGCTGGGTGCACACCACGCGTGTGTGGCGCTCGGCCAGGGGGTCGGTGCGCGACTACCGCCACATGGTCGTCAACCACGAGGTCGGGCACTTCCTGGGGCGCGGGCACCTGAGCTGCCCGGGTCGGGGTCAGGCGGCGCCGATCATGCAGCAGCAGTCGAAGGGGTTGCACGGCTGTCGGGTCAACCCGTGGCCGCGTCGCGACGAGCTCTGA